One window from the genome of Papilio machaon chromosome 6, ilPapMach1.1, whole genome shotgun sequence encodes:
- the LOC106711999 gene encoding ionotropic receptor 75a: MEIQMLPLLYLLVKLEVVVTSPSLIADLSLAYFQSRDVRHLSYLSCNTYAVTAHYVVETKNIVGNFIDQGIRTSVIMIDEETKRLEPAITQSNIPLGIYLDASCTKAKSLLTKASRNNLFDALHIWLIINYAENKTNERELDAIHFFLQLNLSVNTDIVLADFRGDYYELIDIFNYGKIQGNGLELQHYGTWSKKYGINTFSNNYKYKDRWNFHNLTLRAVSVILERPKVFRPAMLTELGYTPGVSAMTKVVAQLLHVLIQQHNFRFNYTIVGRWIGSPERNSTLAVTNSLFWGEQDISCTCARIFPKWLNWVDVFFPATTTLETKFYYLIPDKGVGDYENRFLTPMSPGVWWCSCAAGALCVAVLAAAACLETRPEPHVYAFFSVFATTCQQEYEDGVQILQESFSSQGRRLILLVVGLTSMLLYNYYTSSVVSWLLNAAAPTLHDLDTLMNSDLELIFEDIGYTRGWLDNPGFFYYSGYKNPKEDELRNKKVINAKRTVPLLQPVNTGIELVRTGAYAYHTEPYTAYQVISKTFDDTELCKLGSLQMMQPAQVYIMAQKRSPYKEFFVWSLMRLQERGHVRAAQGRVSGPTPACSGSTPRALALGQAAPAFAVLAEATLLSVLILIIEILWHRFTTRKSKEKIKPTKHKTNFKIKSIQIQI, encoded by the exons ATGGAG ATTCAGATGCTGCCACTCTTATATCTGTTAGTAAAGCTGGAAGTTGTGGTGACATCTCCGTCGCTGATTGCTGATCTGTCGCTGGCTTACTTCCAATCGAGGGATGTGCGGCATCTTAGTTATTTATCTTGTAATACGTATGCAG TTACTGCACATTATGTTGTAGAAACTAAGAACATAGTTGGCAATTTTATTGACCAAGGAATAAGAACTTCGGTGATTATGATTGACGAGGAAACTAAGCGTCTAGAGCCAGCAATAACACAATCAAATATTCCTCTAGGAATTTATCTGGACGCATCTTGTACGAAAGCAAAATCATTACTCACTAAG GCttcaagaaataatttattcgacGCCCTTCATATTTGGCTAATTATAAACTACGcagaaaataaaaccaatGAAAGAGAATTGGACGCTATACATTTCTTTCTCCAACTTAATCTAAGCGTTAACACTGATATTGTTCTTGCAGATTTTCGAG GGGACtattatgaattaattgatatatttaattacggCAAAATTCAAGGAAATGGTCTAGAGTTGCAACATTATGGAACATGGAGTAAAAAATatg gaataaatactttttcaaacaattacaaatacaaagaTCGCTGGAATTTCCACAACCTAACATTAAGAGCGGTGTCAGTG ATTTTGGAGCGTCCCAAAGTGTTCAGACCGGCGATGTTGACGGAGCTGGGCTATACGCCCGGCGTTTCCGCAATGACCAAGGTGGTCGCGCAGCTGTTGCATGTGCTCATACAGCAACATAACTTCAG ATTCAACTACACCATAGTCGGACGCTGGATTGGCTCACCGGAGAGAAATTCTACTTTG GCAGTCACTAATTCCTTGTTCTGGGGCGAACAAGACATATCTTGTACGTGTGCGAGGATATTTCCCAAGTGGCTTAATTGGGTCGATGTATTCTTCCCTGCTACAACTACCCTTGA GACAAAATTCTACTACCTAATACCGGATAAGGGTGTGGGGGACTACGAAAACCGTTTCCTAACTCCGATGTCACCGGGTGTTTGGTGGTGCTCTTGCGCAGCTGGCGCCCTTTGCGTAGCTGTGCTGGCCGCCGCCGCGTGTCTTGAGACAAGACCAGAGCCCCATGTGTACGCTTTCTTTAGTGTTTTCGCTACCACGTGCCAACAAG AGTATGAAGACGGAGTTCAAATCTTACAGGAAAGTTTTTCTAGTCAAG GGCGACGCCTCATACTTCTTGTAGTTGGTCTGACAAGCATGCTACTCTACAACTACTACACTAGCAGCGTGGTCTCGTGGCTACTCAACGCCGCCGCACCCACTCTACACGACCTGGACACATTGATGAACAGTGACTTAGAACTTATATTTGAAGACATTGGATACACACGAGGATGGCTCGAT AATCCTGGCTTTTTTTACTACAGCGGTTATAAAAACCCAAAAGAAGACGAACTAAGAAACAAAAAGGTAATAAATGCGAAACGGACAGTACCTTTACTGCAGCCCGTCAACACCGGAATAGAACTAGTGCGGACTGGTG CCTATGCTTACCACACGGAGCCGTACACAGCTTACCAAGTGATATCGAAAACGTTCGACGATACAGAGCTGTGCAAGCTGGGCTCGCTGCAGATGATGCAGCCCGCGCAGGTCTACATCATGGCGCAGAAACGAAGCCCGTATAAAGAGTTTTTTGTTTGGAG TTTAATGCGTCTGCAAGAGCGCGGGCACGTGCGTGCGGCGCAGGGCCGGGTAAGCGGTCCCACGCCGGCCTGCTCGGGCAGCACGCCGCGCGCCCTTGCGCTTGGACAGGCTGCGCCCGCCTTCGCTGTACTTGCTGAGGCCACTTTGCTCAGCGTCCTCAtcttaataattgaaatattatggCACAG atttaCAACGagaaaatcaaaagaaaaaataaaacccaCGAAGCATAAGACTAACTTCAAGATCAAGTCAATTCAGATCCAAATATAA